TTTTCCATGATCCACCATTGCATGGTTCACATAGATCCAAAGCTCCTTAGGAATCAGCTCTTTTAAGTATTCCTCAACTTTTTCAGGTGGAGCTTTTGGTGGAGCTAAGCCTAAACGCTTGCTTATCCTGTTCACATGGGTATCAACAGGGATTGCCTGTTTACCGAATCCATAAGCCAGAACTATATTTGCACATTTCCTACCGATACCTGGCAGTTTAACAAGCTCCTCTAACATGTTGGGGACATTTCCACCGTATTTTTCCAGGATTATCCGAGAGCATTCCACAATCCACTTTCCCTTATTTTTCCATAAACCAACTCCATTCTCCCTTAGCAATTTCTGAACATCCTCGATTTTAGCATTTGCCAGGGCATGAACTGTCGGATACCTATTAAAAAGCAGCTCGCTTACCCTGTCAGTCACTTCATCTCTATTCCTCTGGGAGATTATACACCTTATAAGGGTGAAGAAAGGGTCCCCATGTAGAATTCTATCCCTTGGATACATCTCAATTAACTTTTTAACAATTTTCAACGCCCGATCTTTCTTTTCTTCCCAGCTCTCATTAAATGTGAATGAGTCTGAGCTTTTTACCTTCTCCATGAACTACCACCAGTATATTTTTAGTCCCCCTAACTTCTTTAAGCCCTTCGAATTTTTCATTATAAATTTTGTGTCCATCCTCAGTTAAGACTAAAACCTCATCTTCAAAAATTAGTACAATGCTTTTTTCGAGAAATACAACATTTCGGATAGTCTTATTAAATTCAAAGTCCAGAGCTAATGGTTTTTCTGAGGAAAGCTCTATTTTTGTGTCCTCTCTAACTCTAAATTCTTTAGGTTCTGCATAAATGACCTCAAATTTCAACGGCTTCCCTAATAGGTCAATCTCAACAACTTCCCCCTCTTTAATTTCTCTACCCTTTATTTTTGCCTTTAAGATATCAACAAACTCCGGAGGGAGATCTACTTCAAAGAGAGGTTTGAGAATGAGCCTCATTTAGCATCCCCAATTAAAATAACCTTTACTGCACTTAAAAGGATATTCATATCCTGGATACTCCATACATCCAAAAGGTTTATAACGGCTAATATATCTATCGATATATCGAGGTGAAAAGCATTGGAGCGACCGAAGTTTAAAGGACATCTCAAGTTGCTCGTGCTTCATCTGCTAAGCAAGAAGCCAATGCATGGGTATGCTGTAATGAAGGGACTTGAAGAAGAGTTCAGGATTCCAGCTCCAAGTGCTGGGGTTATATACCCAATCCTGTTCAGCCTGAAGCGCGCTGGACTTATTGAAACAGCGGGGAGTGGAAGGAGAGAGAAAAAAGTCTACAAAATAACAGAGGATGGTGTGAGATACCTAAAAGAGCATGAAGAGGAACTGAGGGAAGCAATCAAACTCGCAAGAATCTATAGGGAATTTTCTGAGATGGGAGGGAGAGAACTTAGAGAAGCCTTCAGACTACTTTTTGACAGATTTGACAACCTTACAGAAAAGCAGAGAGAAGAGCTTTCTAAGGTAATAAAAGAGTTTGCAAAGAAAATTAAATTCATCGTTGAGTTTGGTGATTCATATGAGTGAAACAAAAAGCTGGAAAGAATATTATGACCATATGAATCAAAAAGCTCCATTGACAATTTACTATCCAATATGCGGTGGAAGGGAGGAGTGTATAACTGCCTGTCCCTATGGTGAAAAAATCTGGGATGTTGAACATATGAAGGTTTCCCTCTTTGGCTTCAATGAAAAAGTCCATCTGAGGCCGGTTATGAAAAATCCAGAGCTGTGTAAAGAGTGTTATTTATGCGTTGACGCCTGCCCAACGGGCGCGTTGAGACCTAAAGATAAGCCAGTTAAACATCCATTACTGACTCTTGTCTACAACACATTAAAGCTTCCGTTTAAGAAGAAATACAACATCAAGTTCGTTTTTCGCCCAGAACATGTTGAGAAGTTCAGGCGCAACAATGGGAGGTGAATAAGATGGAATATACAATAACAGCTGACAATCTTGTTAAAAAGTATGGAGATTTCACAGCTGTTAAAGGAGTGTCATTTAAAGTTAAGAAAGGAGAGATATTTGCTTTCTTAGGCCCTAACGGTGCTGGAAAGACAACAACAATTCACATGCTCGTCACACTGCTCAAACCAACCTCAGGAAATGCCACTGTTGCTGGATATGACATAATCAAAGAACCTCACGAAGTTAGAAAAAAGATCGGAATTGTTTTTCAGGATCCAAGCCTGGATAGAGAGCTAACAGCTTACGAAAATATGTACATTCATGGAAAGATCTACGGGCTGAGTGGAGACAAACTGAAGAAAAGAATTATGGAAATGCTGAAATTTGTCGAGCTTGATGAGTTCAAAGACAGGCAGGTAAAGTTTTTCAGCGGTGGGATGCAGAGGAGGCTTGAAATTGCAAGGGCTTTGATCCACGAGCCAGAAGTTCTCTTCTTAGACGAGCCAACGATAGGATTAGACCCACAGACGAGAGCTCACATCTGGGAGTATATAAAGAAAATGAAGGAAGAGCATGAAATGACGATTTTCCTAACAACACACTATATGGACGAAGCAGAGCAGTTGGCAGACAGAATAGCAGTCATTGATCACGGGAGAATCATAGCGGAGGGGACATCTGAAGAGCTCAAAAAGCTCGTCGGAAATGATGTCATTTACATCAGAATAGCGAATGGAAAAGAAGGAATAAGATGCCTAAATGCTGATTTCATAAGGGGATGTAAGGTTCTTCCTGACGGGAGGGTTAGACTCGAAGTTGTCAATGCTGCCGAAGCTCTGCCAAAGCTCTTTGAGCTTGCCCAGCAAAATAACCTCAAAATCTTGGAGGTTACGTACCACAGACCAACTCTCAACGATGTGTTCTTGTATCTAACGGGGAGAGAGCTGAGAGAAGAAAGCGCAGGCGGTTTTGATATGGCAAAAATAGCAGTCAGAAGGAGGTATATGAGATGAAGGCATTTACGACAATGGCGTATAGACAGATTAAGAGATTTTTCAGAGCGAGATCGAGAGTAATAGGAATGTTCGTAAATCCTCTGATGTGGCTTATATTCTTCGGACTGGGATGGAGCAAGGTCTTCAACTTCCCGGCGGCAAGTGCACTCTTTGGAGGAGTTGACTATCTCTCATTCCTTGCACCAGGTATAACGGCAATGACCATCTTCAACGCAAGCTTCATAGCCGGGATAAGCGTTATCTGGGACAAGCAGTTTGGATTTCTCAAGGAGATTTTGGTTGCTCTTGCATCAAGGAAGGAAGCTATAACCGGCAGAATAGTAGGAGATTCAGTAATGGCTGTTCTTCAGGGATTGATCATCCTCCTATTAACCTTCACCATAGCAAGCAGCCTCAAGTTTTCCGGTGTGCTGCCGATGATCCTCATAGGCTTCCTGCTCGCAATAGCATTCTCAAGCTTCGGTGTCAGCCTTGCATTGAGGATGACAAGCATGGAAGGATTTCAGATGATAATGAGCTTTCTAATGCTCCCGCTCATGTTTCTCAGCGGTGCATTTTACCCCGTTGAAACAATGCCAACGTGGATGCAGTATTTAGCATATATAAACCCGCTAACCTATGCCGTTGATGCAGCAAGGCATGTATTGGTTAATGCTCCTGCAACTACAGCAACGGCTTCAATACCTGGCATACCAACGGTCTCATTAACGAGATTTTCACTGATGACAGACATCGGTGTTCTTGCCGTATTAGCTTTGGCATTCCTGGCAATTGCTATGATTTCCTTCGAGAGAGCAACGATTGAGTGAGGTAGTAAGATGAATAAACAAGAACTTACAATGCTTTGTGTTGCTCTGGCTGGGCTGATTTTTATTCCCTCAGTCTTTTTTAATAAGCCCCTCTTTGCATTAATTGGGGCTTTCTTTGACTGGCTTCCATTGCCAACAGGATGGATGAAAGCAGAAAAAGAGATCAACAGAACATTCCTCAAGCTTCACGTGGTAGTGACATTGATAGCATACGTCATCTTTATAGCGTGGCTCATCAAAGGAACAGCAGCAATTGGCTTTACATTCCTCGAAATCTGGTGGCTGGCAGTGATTTTTGGAGTTCTAATGAATTACTGATTCTCTTTTTACTTTGTCCTTAAACTTTTCATAGCTTATCTTGAAAGCTTCCAAAACCGGCAATTTTTCTCCTGCAAAAAATGTGAGCATTGCACCTCCCCCTGTTGAGATGTGGGTGATTCCCTGAATATTGTATTTATATATGCTCGCTATGCTGTGCCCCCCACCAACGATTGAGAACGCTTCACTCTCTCCAATTGCTTTAAAGACCCCTATTGTGCCCAACGCAAATTCCTCAATTTCAAAGACGCCCATAGGACCGTTTGCCACTATTATTTTTGCTTGATTTAGGATCTGAGAATATTTTTCAACGGTTCTTGAACCAATATCTAAAATTGGATACTTGTCAAACAGCCACTTTTCATCACTCAGCAAATCCACCTCAAGCCTCTCCCCTCTGTAATCAATGGCAAAGTCAACAGGAGTCCTGATGTATGGATAAAACTCATCTAAGAGCTTCTCAGCCAAATCAACAAACTTCAAAAGTCCTTTCCTTTCGAGAAATTCAATGTTTGCGACTCCAAGGTTGTACCCCTTTGCCAATGTAAAGATGTGTCCAACCAATCCGCCAGTGAGAATTAAATCTGCTTTTTCTTGTTTTAACACATTTTCTGCCACCCTAAGAGAATCCTCAACTTTTGCACCACCCAGTACATACACCTTCGGCTTTTCAGGGCTTTCATATGCTTTTGTCAATGCACGAACTTCTTTTTCCATCAGGAATCCCATTATCATAGGTTTAATTTTCGCAAAACCTACAAGAGAGGGTTGAGAGCGATGAGCTGCGGCAAATGCATCATTAACAACATAGTCCAAAAGCGGGGCAAGCTTCCTTACAAAATGCGTTCTTTCACATTCCTCAATCGGTTTCTGCTTTATCTCTTCAGCGGCAAAGCGGAGGTTCTCCAAAATTACAGCATCACCTGGCTTGAGGGATTTTATCTTTTCCCTGGCATATCTGCCGAAAATATCCTCGACATACTCCACTTCTCTGCTAATTAGCGAGCTTAGAATTTCAGCGTGCTGTTCTGTTGTTATGTAGTCCTCGTTATACGGCTTGCTTTGATGAGTTGCTATCACGACCTTTGCATCATGTTCAAGAAGGTAAAGTAGAGTAGGCAGGATAGCCTTAAATCTCGCATCACTTATTATTTTCCCGTTCCTTACAGGAGAGTTTAAATCCACTCGCAGAAAGACTGTTTTGTTGTGATAATCGAAATCAGGAAGTCTAAACATTTTATCACCAAGAATATGTCAATCAAAAGCCCATTAAAAGGTTATCCTATACACTTCAGGTGATAACACGTAATGAAAGAACATTGTAAGAAAAATTCAAAAACTCAAGTCATCAGAAGATTTTCAATAAGCCTTATCGCTTCAATGATTTTTGCCTCGGGTTTTTCTTCCCCCCTTGGAAGTTCAAGGTTTATAACAAGTCTCTCTTCCCTGCCATCCTCCTCAAGATCGTATACCTCAAGCTCCTCTATATCGACATCTTCAAAGAGGCTCTCAACCTCTGGTCCAATTATCTTCTTGTCGTTTCCGTAAACCTCAACCCTCACAATGTCATCCTTTGATGAGGTTAGGACAACTATTTCATAATTCCCAACTTTTTTTGTAAACCGTATCATGCTGCCGTACCCTACTATTTCTTCCTTGAATCCGAGTCTCTTCATGGTTGCCCTTATGCTGTCAACTTTTGCCTTCATCTTTCTCAGAATTCTCTCCTTGAGTTTGTAGCTCTCCTCAAGAGCCTTTTTAATACCTTCACCAGCTTTTTCAATCTCGCCTTCCCATATACCGATGATCTTCAAACCTGAAGAAGTAGATCTAAGCTCAATCTTAAGGTTATCAACATCAAAGTCCCTCAGATCATCTATTTTAAGCTCACTAAGCCTTAAGATTTCAAATTCAATCCTCACCATATCACCAAAAGCTTTTCCCTTAAATTTCACGGGCATCACCCAAAGGAGGGAAAGAGATAATAGTTTAAAAACTCTTCTCTTCACAATATTGTAGAAAAGACAAAGAAAGAAGGAAAAAGCTCACTTTCTTTTTCTAAGGAGCAGTGGGATCAATGCCAATCCAACGAGAACTGCTGGACCACATGTTGAAGCTTGGGTAGCTGTTTGGGTCGTGGGTGAGCTTTCACTTGGTGTGGTCTCGGAAGTTGTTGTGGTTGTGGTCTTTGTAGTTGAAGTGGGGGTTGGCTTGCCCATGACTTTTTCAGCAACAGCCTTGTTGCCGTAGAAGTCAACTGCAACGACTCTAATTGTGTACTCGTCTGCATTCACCCCTGGAATCTGTGCAAGGAAGTAGTCCACGTTTGGTCCACCTTTAGTTGGCTCCGCTGGATATTTCTTAACTTCACCGTTGGCCTCTATTTCAACATATAAGTCTTTGATTCCCAAATTGTCGCTTGCCTTGAAATAGACCTTGAACGGCTTTCCTTTTACCGGCTTGGCGGGTGAAGTGTATGCAATACTCACCTCGGGCTTTTCAGTGTCCTTGCCCTTTGTAATGACAAGCTGACTGACACCCTTTGGAACAGTAACTTCAAGGAGCATGTAGTGCTTATCTCCGATGGTCCTTTCTCCCAAGACCTTATATTTGACGGTTGTGGCACCTGCATCCACTTTTGCTCCCTCTGGCACAACAACGGCCAATTTTCCACTTGCCTCTTTAAACTCGTTCACAAATTTGATTGCCGAACCGAAGTCAGTTGTGTGTCTGAAGACTATAAACTCTTGGGGAATTGGGAACGAACTTATTGGACCGAATATTGTGCCGAACATATCCTTAATTCCGGGCAGTCTGACATTTCCGTTTTCATCGATTTCCACGATTCTTGAACCGTACCAGTTGTCCTTCTCTCTTTTATCTGGTGCACCTGTTGTGGTGGATGTTACAAACCAGTGTTCATTGCCCTTCTTATCAACATAAACCTGGACGTAATCTGCGTGAACGTGTCCGCTTAAGACGAGCTTTATGTTGTACTTCTCAACATCCTCAAGGAAGCGTTTTGCAAGATCCTCCGTCTTTCTTTCTTTACCCCCTATCCAGTACCAGCTTACAAGAGGGGCAATTTTATCCCAGTCCTCAGAGACACTCATTCCTTCTATTTTTCCGCTTCTCCCCTCCGGTGTCTTGTACCAGTATGGATGGTGGACCAAGATTATGGGTATTTTATCTGGGTTCTGCTCAAGTATCTTCTCCATCCACTCAAGCTGCTCCATCGTTGGATGTGATCTCTCGTTGTCTGAGTCGAGTGCAATTATTATGAACTTGCCTATTGTGAGATAATAAACCGGCGGAGCGATTAACTTTGAAAAGTACTTTGGCGGGTCATCATGGTTTCCTTTAACTATTATGGTTGGCTTTCCTGCGGCAATTGCGTTTTCCATCAGCCCAAGAAGATATCCGTAGGCTTTGCTGTCACCTGCGGTATCAACTACATCACCTGTTGCGATTATGACATCAACATTTGGATTCATCGCCCAGTATGTGAAGAAGCTGTCATCGGCCACATAGCTGTGAAGAGGAATTGCTCCTTCACCACACTTGAAGATACTTCTACAGAACTTCTCTCCATTGACATAGCCAATCTTTGCACCGCTTGTAACGTGAAGGTCGCTTCCATGTGCAATTCTGAGAACCTTTGGATACTCCTTAAGAACCCAGACACCATTAGGGACAATGACTTTACCTTTGTTTGATTGAACGATAAGGAAGTAGTCGTCTGGAGCAACATTCTCTGGGATTTTAACCTTAAGCTCATCACCGTTCTTCTCAACTATTTGCAATTCATAAGGCCCATGGAGGATTGAAACTATTGAAAGCCCAGTGATTTCAACCCCAGGTTGTGCTTTAACGGTAATTGTATCCCCTGGAACTGCCACTGCTGGTGCTCCAGGTGCCGGGTACTGAAGGACGTCAAGGGGATAAAGTGTTGCTGCCTCTACCTGTACAGCTTGGAACATGGAAACTACCATCAAAACCAAAAGTAGTGCTATCCCCTTCCTCATGCCATCACCGAATAAAAAATTGCTCTGTCTCTCTATAAAACCTTATCCAACATAAACTTGTGTAACAGTAGAAGAAAATAGAATTGGATTTAACACTATGAGTTCCATCTGACGGAAATTAATGCCAACCCAATAATTTTCTCCGCAAACTCGCTCTTTCCGCCCAACCGTTTGTATTCCTGATATCCCTGCCATATTTTTGAATACAACCTTTGAGCTGCATCAACTTTGTGCCTTCTTGTTGCAATAAACAGCCTTGTTAAATGAACTGTCATCTCCAGTAAAACAAAATCTGCTCTGCTGAGAGGTTTTGTAATTGCAGGAATTGTCTCACCGTAAAGAGGGATAAATTTGCATTTCAACACTTTGCTTTTTCCGAGCTCATCTTCAATTTCATCCTCCTTGAACTCTATTCTACCCTCAACCCAGCTCAGGTTTTTGATTCTTTTCAGTGGTATTACCTTTGTGTTTTCAAACTCTACATTAATTGGAATGTTCAGCGCAGCTTTTATCAGAAGTTCCACGTCTTGGGTAATGTGGATAACTCCAAAAGGATGCTCCTTGATTTCCTGAAAACTTTTTCCCTCAAAAAGCTTGAAATATAAGCTATCTCCTCTCCGAACAACCCCTATTGGGGTAACATTAGATTTTGTTACCAGCAAAACCTCGTATGTCTTCCCTTCTTCAAATAAACCCAAAATTTCCATGCTCTCACCAAGAAGGAAATTAAGAAAAGAAAGTTAAAGCTGTTTTGGTAAAACGAGAATATCGTCCTTGTTTATGTAGAAGGTAACCGGACCTTGGGGTTTTAGGCTCATTACATCTTTGTCACTTATTGTTCTTGCTATGATTCTGGTCTCTCCAAACATTCCAACGACCTCAATGAAGAATCCATAGTATTCAATGAGATCAACCTTGCCTTCAAGCTTCACTGCGTTTTCAATTGGATGCAGGCTGATACGCTCTGGTCTTATAACAATGACAACTTTGTCGCTCTTATCAGTGTATGTTAGTCCTTCAAGTCTGAAGTGCTCAAATTCCACCGTAACCTTGTCTCCCTCTCTCTCAACAACTTTTGCTGGAATTACGTTTGTCTTACCCATAAATGATGCAACAAATTCAGTCTTTGGCTTCTCATAGATTTCTCTCGGCGTTCCAACTTGTTCAACAGTTCCAACGTTCATGACGGCTATTCTATCGCTTATTGCCATTGCCTCCTCTTGATCGTGTGTAACGTAAAGCACCGTTATTCCCAGCTCACGCTGAATTCTTCTGATTTCCGAACGCATTTCAAGCCTGAGCTTTGCGTCAAGGTTCGAGAGAGGCTCATCAAGGAGGAGCAATTTGGGTTCAACCACTATAGCTCTTGCTATTGCAACTCTCTGCTGCTGACCACCACTGAGCTGAGTGGGATATCTGTCCTCAAACCCCTCAAGCTTTACCAGCTGAAGTGCCCATCTGACTTTTTTCTCGATTTCATCCTTTGGAAGCTTCTTGATCTTGAGACCATAGGCAATGTTGTCATAAACTGTCATATGGGGCCAGAGAGCATAGTTCTGGAACACTAAGACTGCTCCCCTTTCGCTTGAGCTTAGGTATGTAACTTCTTGATCATCAAAGAATATCCTTCCCTTGTCTGGAAAGTCGAGACCTGCAATTATTCTCAGCGTTGTGGATTTCCCACATCCACTTGGACCAAGTAGAGTAAAGAGCTCACCATGCTTTATGTGAAGATCTATTCCCTTCAATGCCACAGTTTCCCCAAAGGTCTTAACAATATTCTCAAGTTTGACTTCAACCAACTTTCTCACCTCATGTCAGTCCTATGAATGCATACCTCTGCTTGGTGATTATGTTAACCAACACAATTGATAGTATCTGGACTGTAATCAACAGCACACCCAATGCCGCAGCAAGCTGGGCACTTCCGGCAGCAGACATCATGATGTCCTTCATGAACGCTGTAATCGGTGCATACTGCATGTTGAGTGAACCCAGTGTAATACCAACGCTTGTTTCGCTCATTGAGTAAACGAAGCTGAGCATTGCACCGCCAAAGACGTTAAGTGATATCAGGGGCAGCAAAATACCGGTTACAGTTTTCCATCTGCTCGCTCCAAGGTTCATTGAAGCTTCTTCAAGGGAAACATGAACCTGCTGAAGTCCTGCATATACAGAACGAGCTGAGAACGGCAGCCTTCTTATTGAATATGCCAATATAAGCACAAAGGCTGGGTTGAAGCTGAAGATGTTCGTTGGATCCAGTGGAGTGTTGGGGAACACTTGTGAGAAGAAGTAGAAGTAGCCCATTGCCACAACTATACCCGGAACGGCTATTGGGATTATGACCAAGCTTTCAAGCACTGGGGTTAGGACTCCCTTGAACCTGCTGGTTGCGTATGATGATGTTACAGAGAGGAGCACGATAAGCACGACAGCAGCAGCTGAATACATAAGGCTGTTTATGATGTATCTCCTGACATCAGGGTTGAAGAGCATCTGCTTGACGTATTCCGTTGTAAACCCTTGGGGCATTACAGTGACGCTCCACTGCTTGGAGAATGCCAGCAGGATAACACCAATTTGTGGAAATATTGTTAGGAGCAACAGGGGGAGTAAAACAACATAAATTATCGCAGCCTGCCATGGTTTTGGCTTGCTAACCCTTGGCTTCCATCTCCCGCCTTTGCTGAGCATGGCGTACTGCCTCAAACTGACATACTTCCTGATCCCAAGGAATGCGAGTACAGCTAAAGTGAGCATTATAATTGACAATGCCGCAATTTCAGGACTCCTTTCACCCAGACCATAGAGGAATTTGCTGAAGATTTGATAAGACATCAGCTTCTTGGCCAAGGGGTCACCCTGAAAGACAATTGGTGCTGCCAAATCTTCAAGGCTGAAAATGAATACCAGCGTTGCACCAGCCGCTATACCTGGCAAAGCTAATGGAAATGTCACTGTTCTAAAGAGGTGGAATCCTTTGCTTCCGAGATTCTCTGCTTGCTCCTCCAATGTGGGGTCAATGTTGATAAAGCTTGCATATGCGTTGAGATATACTATTGGGTAGTAGGTCATTGCTTGGGCTAAAACAACACCTGCCAGACCATCAATTTTAATCCTAAACGGCAGGATATGGAGGAGCTCATAGAAAATGTAGTTGATTAAACCCGTATCAAGGAACATCTTCTTAATGACATATGCATTGACGAATGGAGTAACCAGCAGGGGAATAAATAGGGCAATTCTAAAGAAGTTTTTCCCTTTAAACTCATATCTCGCCATTATAAAGGCGAAGATCGTCCCCATCAAGGAAGCTAAAAGCGTCACAAGGGCGGCAACCACAAGCGAATTAATGACAACTCCAAAATCTATTCCCCTGATTAAATACACGGTCTCTCCAGTCGCAGTAACTGTTTTTATTGCAAAGTCTCCCTGGGGTGGGAATTGCACATAATAACTTGAGGTTAATATGCTCTTAAACCAGTAGAGGGAGAAGTGTCCCTCATGGCTAAATGCTATTGCAAGCATAGCCAAAACGGGTATTATTAAAAACACGACTATATACAGTAGGGGGAAAAGGTAGGAAAAGGAAACGAGAGGTTCAAAAAGCGGTGTTCCAAAAAGCTTTTCACTCCACTTGCTTACCTTCATCCTTGCACCTCCGATAATACTTTGTTATACTTAGCCCTTGCGGCATCTCTCCACTCCTGCATGAGTGTGTCTTTAAACCCGGGATCCTTTATAAGTCTTTCATTTATTTTCTTTGCATAGTCTTCAGTAAAGGTAACCATTTTTCCTGTATCCGGGTCTTTAAACTGTATCGGAGCTAAAAGCTGTGCTTTAAGCTGTTCATATTTGTCTTTACTTATCTTACCTTGCTTGTATGCTTGGACAAGGGCAACCCATGCCCTGTGGAGCTCTTGGTTTGCATCAACCAACGTAGCCTTGAAGTAGAACTGCATTGCATATACTGTTGCCAATGCCCTTGCATCGTCAAACTGAATACCCTGGGTCTGAAGAGCCAATTCATAAGCCTTCTTTAAATCTGGTCTCTTCTGTCCTTCAGGAGTATCGAAGACTGCAGGGTTTACTGGAAGCCTGTTGACATCTTCATTGAGCCAAATCTTCTGTCCTTCTGTGAGCACCCAGTAGATGAAGGCCTGTGCAGCCTCCGGGTGCTGAGAGTTCTTAAGCAAAGCGATGGGATCACCATTGATTATACTCTCTCCTTTGGGTATGATATAAATACATGCAGGGTTAAGCTTCATCGCAGTATACCCATAGAAATCAATTGTATTTCCAACGGCTATGTCACCAGCTATAACTGCCTCTCTAACAGCGTCACTTGCGTCATAAATTTTTGAGTTTGCAGCTATGATTGTAAGAACCTTCCATCCCTCGTCCCAGCCAAAAGCTTGAAGGATGATCTGATAGATTCTTGTGTTTGATGTACTTCTTGTTGGATCTGCGATACCAACCTGTGGCGGATCCAATGCAAAAGTCTCACTTGCTATATCCTCCCACTTTTCGGGCATTGGAAGGTTCCACCTTTTCAGGACATCCTTGTTCACGGTGAAACCGAATGATGAAAGCGCAGCTGCAATCCAGTAAACTTTTCCGTCATTTCCTTTCCTTACCATTGGCATTCCAGCAATATCTTCTTTTATCTGTGTTCCAAGGAGACCAAGAACCTTCTCATCTGTAATTGGAGCTAAATAACCCTGCTTGAAGAGATCATCAAATAGTGTTGGTCCTCCTCCCCATCCGATGTCAGCGCCCCTCTTAATCAATGCAGGCCACTGCGAGTCGGGAGCCTTAATAAATTTAATGTTTACGATGTTGTACTTCTTTGCAATGTCGCTCTTCAGAAAAGCCTCTTTCGCCAGCATCTGAATTGTTGTGTCATGTCTTGTCAGAACGATTAAGGTTATCCCCCCACTGGGTTTTGATGTGCTTGTTGCAGTAGTGCTTTGTTCTCCACCACCAATACATCCGGCTGCTATGCTAACAAGAAACAGCAGTACAAGCGAAAGAGCAATGGTTTTTTTCATTTTGACTCACCTCTGAGGGAGTTTTACAAAAGCTTCTTTAAATTTTTGCCACAAAAAAATGTCAAAAATTAAAGATTTAAAGAGAAAAATTCACTTTCTTTTTCTCAAGAGCAGCGGGATCAATGCCAACCCAACAAGGACTGCTGGACCGCATGTCTTGCTGGTTGTGGCTGGAGCTGAAGTGCCTGTTTCAGTTGGCTTTTCGGTCTCGGTTGGCTTCTCTGTTGTTGTCTCTGTCGGCTTCTCCTCCACTTTGCTTGCTTCTTTAAGTGCCCAGTGGATGAAGTTTGTGACGAATGTCGGGCCGTCAAGTGGAACTCCGTGGTACTTTGGTGCCCAAGTTGGCTCGTAGTCACCGTATGGTGATTCACCGCTAACTATA
Above is a genomic segment from Thermococcus sp. SY098 containing:
- a CDS encoding metallophosphoesterase, translating into MRKGIALLLVLMVVSMFQAVQVEAATLYPLDVLQYPAPGAPAVAVPGDTITVKAQPGVEITGLSIVSILHGPYELQIVEKNGDELKVKIPENVAPDDYFLIVQSNKGKVIVPNGVWVLKEYPKVLRIAHGSDLHVTSGAKIGYVNGEKFCRSIFKCGEGAIPLHSYVADDSFFTYWAMNPNVDVIIATGDVVDTAGDSKAYGYLLGLMENAIAAGKPTIIVKGNHDDPPKYFSKLIAPPVYYLTIGKFIIIALDSDNERSHPTMEQLEWMEKILEQNPDKIPIILVHHPYWYKTPEGRSGKIEGMSVSEDWDKIAPLVSWYWIGGKERKTEDLAKRFLEDVEKYNIKLVLSGHVHADYVQVYVDKKGNEHWFVTSTTTGAPDKREKDNWYGSRIVEIDENGNVRLPGIKDMFGTIFGPISSFPIPQEFIVFRHTTDFGSAIKFVNEFKEASGKLAVVVPEGAKVDAGATTVKYKVLGERTIGDKHYMLLEVTVPKGVSQLVITKGKDTEKPEVSIAYTSPAKPVKGKPFKVYFKASDNLGIKDLYVEIEANGEVKKYPAEPTKGGPNVDYFLAQIPGVNADEYTIRVVAVDFYGNKAVAEKVMGKPTPTSTTKTTTTTTSETTPSESSPTTQTATQASTCGPAVLVGLALIPLLLRKRK
- a CDS encoding DUF447 domain-containing protein, whose product is MEILGLFEEGKTYEVLLVTKSNVTPIGVVRRGDSLYFKLFEGKSFQEIKEHPFGVIHITQDVELLIKAALNIPINVEFENTKVIPLKRIKNLSWVEGRIEFKEDEIEDELGKSKVLKCKFIPLYGETIPAITKPLSRADFVLLEMTVHLTRLFIATRRHKVDAAQRLYSKIWQGYQEYKRLGGKSEFAEKIIGLALISVRWNS
- a CDS encoding ABC transporter ATP-binding protein, encoding MVEVKLENIVKTFGETVALKGIDLHIKHGELFTLLGPSGCGKSTTLRIIAGLDFPDKGRIFFDDQEVTYLSSSERGAVLVFQNYALWPHMTVYDNIAYGLKIKKLPKDEIEKKVRWALQLVKLEGFEDRYPTQLSGGQQQRVAIARAIVVEPKLLLLDEPLSNLDAKLRLEMRSEIRRIQRELGITVLYVTHDQEEAMAISDRIAVMNVGTVEQVGTPREIYEKPKTEFVASFMGKTNVIPAKVVEREGDKVTVEFEHFRLEGLTYTDKSDKVVIVIRPERISLHPIENAVKLEGKVDLIEYYGFFIEVVGMFGETRIIARTISDKDVMSLKPQGPVTFYINKDDILVLPKQL
- a CDS encoding iron ABC transporter permease, with translation MKVSKWSEKLFGTPLFEPLVSFSYLFPLLYIVVFLIIPVLAMLAIAFSHEGHFSLYWFKSILTSSYYVQFPPQGDFAIKTVTATGETVYLIRGIDFGVVINSLVVAALVTLLASLMGTIFAFIMARYEFKGKNFFRIALFIPLLVTPFVNAYVIKKMFLDTGLINYIFYELLHILPFRIKIDGLAGVVLAQAMTYYPIVYLNAYASFINIDPTLEEQAENLGSKGFHLFRTVTFPLALPGIAAGATLVFIFSLEDLAAPIVFQGDPLAKKLMSYQIFSKFLYGLGERSPEIAALSIIMLTLAVLAFLGIRKYVSLRQYAMLSKGGRWKPRVSKPKPWQAAIIYVVLLPLLLLTIFPQIGVILLAFSKQWSVTVMPQGFTTEYVKQMLFNPDVRRYIINSLMYSAAAVVLIVLLSVTSSYATSRFKGVLTPVLESLVIIPIAVPGIVVAMGYFYFFSQVFPNTPLDPTNIFSFNPAFVLILAYSIRRLPFSARSVYAGLQQVHVSLEEASMNLGASRWKTVTGILLPLISLNVFGGAMLSFVYSMSETSVGITLGSLNMQYAPITAFMKDIMMSAAGSAQLAAALGVLLITVQILSIVLVNIITKQRYAFIGLT
- a CDS encoding ABC transporter substrate-binding protein, whose protein sequence is MKKTIALSLVLLFLVSIAAGCIGGGEQSTTATSTSKPSGGITLIVLTRHDTTIQMLAKEAFLKSDIAKKYNIVNIKFIKAPDSQWPALIKRGADIGWGGGPTLFDDLFKQGYLAPITDEKVLGLLGTQIKEDIAGMPMVRKGNDGKVYWIAAALSSFGFTVNKDVLKRWNLPMPEKWEDIASETFALDPPQVGIADPTRSTSNTRIYQIILQAFGWDEGWKVLTIIAANSKIYDASDAVREAVIAGDIAVGNTIDFYGYTAMKLNPACIYIIPKGESIINGDPIALLKNSQHPEAAQAFIYWVLTEGQKIWLNEDVNRLPVNPAVFDTPEGQKRPDLKKAYELALQTQGIQFDDARALATVYAMQFYFKATLVDANQELHRAWVALVQAYKQGKISKDKYEQLKAQLLAPIQFKDPDTGKMVTFTEDYAKKINERLIKDPGFKDTLMQEWRDAARAKYNKVLSEVQG